One window of Paenibacillus sp. FSL K6-3182 genomic DNA carries:
- a CDS encoding RNA 2'-phosphotransferase codes for MLTEKQEESLSKFMSKILRHSPDAFGITLDQEGFCKLDDFVSSIRNEARWSSIQNSDIEQVVRHCKKQRYEIVGAFIRANYGHSVERITYKEAKPPALLFHGTNTKVSNIILAEGLKPMGRQYVHLSESLDFATLAGKRRGELVILHVNTELALSLGVSFYLANNGVWLSDFIPPSCIFVKL; via the coding sequence ATGTTAACGGAAAAACAAGAAGAATCTCTAAGTAAGTTCATGAGTAAAATTTTAAGACATTCACCTGATGCTTTTGGCATTACTTTAGACCAAGAGGGATTTTGTAAACTGGATGATTTCGTTTCCTCCATTCGGAATGAAGCAAGATGGAGCAGCATTCAAAATAGTGATATTGAGCAGGTCGTTCGCCATTGTAAGAAGCAGCGATATGAAATTGTCGGTGCCTTTATTCGTGCAAACTATGGGCACAGCGTTGAAAGAATAACTTATAAAGAGGCGAAGCCCCCTGCCCTCTTGTTTCATGGTACGAACACTAAGGTTTCGAATATTATTTTAGCTGAAGGTTTAAAGCCAATGGGAAGACAATATGTTCATCTTTCGGAATCGCTTGATTTTGCAACACTTGCAGGAAAAAGGCGAGGAGAACTCGTCATTCTTCATGTTAACACCGAGCTTGCATTATCTCTTGGCGTCAGCTTTTATTTAGCTAATAATGGCGTTTGGCTTTCTGATTTTATACCGCCTTCCTGTATCTTTGTGAAGCTGTAA
- a CDS encoding nitronate monooxygenase family protein: MNINLHTELCQRFNIRYPLFLAGMAGGPSTAKLVAAVSNAGGLGKLGAAYMEPAAIREAINEIRKLTDKPFAVNLFATQTSDHNTRIGEVQRELNLMRNVLGISHASAEHVTTPDRFDQQMAVLLEEKVPVISTAFGILPEPFLRQAKEANLLVVAMVTTVNEALLAEQAGCDAIVAQGSEAGGHRGTFDITEHQLGANIGTFALIPQIVDRVSIPVIAAGGIMDGRGLVASLILGAQGVQMGTRFLTAIESGAHEVYKQALLKSTEESTVITKAFSGRPARGIRNSFVKQWEENGIEPLPFPTQNTVTRDIRNAASSQNNSEYMSLWAGQGTRMLTSGQTAEDIVAETIRQALSICETGKSQ; this comes from the coding sequence ATGAATATAAATCTACATACTGAGCTTTGCCAACGGTTTAATATTCGTTATCCGCTTTTTTTAGCTGGAATGGCTGGCGGGCCATCAACTGCAAAGTTGGTAGCAGCAGTATCGAATGCAGGTGGTCTAGGAAAGCTTGGTGCTGCATATATGGAGCCGGCTGCCATTCGAGAAGCGATTAATGAAATCCGCAAGCTGACAGATAAGCCTTTTGCAGTTAATCTGTTTGCGACGCAAACTTCGGATCACAATACTCGAATTGGAGAAGTTCAGCGAGAGTTAAACCTTATGCGGAATGTGCTTGGAATTTCTCATGCGAGTGCGGAACATGTGACGACTCCCGATCGTTTTGACCAACAAATGGCTGTTTTGCTCGAAGAGAAGGTTCCTGTAATCAGCACAGCATTCGGTATTCTTCCGGAGCCTTTCTTGCGGCAAGCTAAAGAGGCTAATCTTCTTGTTGTAGCGATGGTAACTACGGTGAACGAAGCGCTTCTGGCGGAGCAAGCAGGCTGCGATGCGATAGTTGCCCAAGGCAGCGAAGCGGGCGGACATCGAGGAACGTTTGATATAACCGAACATCAGCTGGGTGCAAATATTGGAACATTTGCTTTGATACCGCAAATTGTAGATCGTGTGAGCATTCCAGTCATTGCTGCGGGTGGCATTATGGATGGACGAGGTTTAGTAGCGTCACTTATTTTAGGAGCACAGGGAGTCCAGATGGGGACGCGATTTCTTACAGCGATTGAATCTGGTGCGCATGAGGTTTATAAGCAGGCTCTGCTGAAAAGTACAGAGGAGAGCACGGTTATTACGAAAGCTTTCTCGGGTCGACCAGCTAGAGGCATACGTAATTCATTTGTTAAGCAATGGGAAGAGAACGGGATCGAGCCCCTTCCGTTTCCTACGCAAAACACCGTGACTCGTGATATAAGAAACGCTGCAAGCAGCCAAAACAATTCAGAATATATGTCCCTATGGGCTGGTCAAGGAACGAGGATGCTTACTTCTGGCCAAACTGCGGAGGATATTGTTGCGGAGACGATTCGGCAAGCACTTTCCATTTGTGAGACGGGCAAGTCCCAATAA
- a CDS encoding serine hydrolase encodes MQRDYWPTTEWRTREPAALGLDTEKFSELNHLIKTQYSNLNGIVVVHKGYIAFEKYENSFIASDTHHVASVTKSVTSALIGIAIDKGFIKSVDEKILDFFPEYVSDASDIQKRAVTIRQLLTMTAPFPFTWKPGGGVREPLDRLRRQKNWTQYTLDLLGQKGRMGEFQYCTAGAHLLSVILTRTTGKSAREFANEQLFGPIGMKIIADRQMKSFGLEDVFGKNLKGWIHDPNGNSTGGWGLCLTLRDMARFGFLYLNDGIWEDKQIVSKTWHDESIAMNANKYGYLWWLQEEDGYFAYMAMGDGGNAIVCIPAKDLIVTIASKIVSKPRDIWPLIKNCIIPSVIIR; translated from the coding sequence ATGCAAAGAGATTACTGGCCAACAACAGAGTGGCGGACGAGGGAGCCAGCAGCTCTCGGCTTGGACACAGAGAAGTTCTCCGAACTTAACCATTTAATTAAAACCCAATATAGCAATCTAAATGGTATTGTTGTTGTGCATAAGGGTTATATCGCCTTTGAAAAGTATGAAAACAGCTTTATCGCTAGTGATACCCATCATGTAGCTTCGGTAACGAAAAGCGTGACATCTGCCCTCATCGGCATAGCTATTGACAAAGGATTTATCAAAAGTGTAGACGAAAAGATACTGGATTTCTTTCCCGAATATGTTTCCGATGCTAGCGACATTCAGAAGCGGGCGGTAACGATCCGGCAGCTTCTCACGATGACGGCGCCATTTCCTTTTACATGGAAACCAGGAGGGGGAGTGAGGGAGCCGCTGGACAGACTGCGGAGGCAAAAGAATTGGACCCAATATACGCTTGACCTATTAGGACAAAAAGGGCGAATGGGCGAGTTTCAGTATTGTACTGCGGGTGCACATCTGCTGTCGGTTATATTGACACGCACGACAGGTAAAAGCGCTCGTGAGTTTGCAAATGAGCAGTTGTTTGGGCCAATTGGGATGAAAATCATTGCTGATCGCCAAATGAAATCATTTGGTCTCGAAGATGTATTTGGGAAAAACCTAAAAGGATGGATTCATGACCCTAACGGAAATTCGACAGGGGGTTGGGGGCTTTGTTTAACGCTCAGAGACATGGCGCGTTTTGGATTTCTATATTTAAATGACGGTATTTGGGAGGATAAACAGATCGTCTCCAAAACATGGCATGATGAGTCGATCGCAATGAATGCGAACAAATACGGTTATTTGTGGTGGCTGCAGGAAGAGGATGGGTATTTTGCATATATGGCAATGGGTGATGGAGGCAATGCTATTGTTTGCATTCCGGCCAAAGATTTGATAGTAACCATAGCTTCCAAAATCGTCAGCAAACCTCGTGATATATGGCCTCTGATTAAAAATTGCATCATTCCCTCTGTAATAATCCGTTGA